The Streptomyces pratensis genomic interval GCTAGCCCGCCGCAGGAGTTCAGTGCCACCGTCGTCCCGGTCATCGCCCAGCGAGCCGGGACGCGGTGGTTTCCGCGCGGATCCGGAAGGGGCACGGTGGTTTCCGCGCGGATCCGGAAGGGGCGTGGCGTCCACCGCTCGCCGGGGCGGGAGGCCGGGGCCCGCCGCTCAGGCGGCCGGGCCCTGCTGTTCGACGGTGACGCGGGCCAGCAGGTCCTCGTAGGCGGCGCGGTCGAACTCGCCCGCCGCCGGGGCCAGCACGGTGGCCGTCGACAGGGCCACAGCGCGTGCCAGCCGGTCCGGCCAGTCCAGCCCCTCGGCCAGCGCGGAGAGCAGTCCCGCAACGGCGGAGTCACCCGCGCCGGTCGGGTTGCCCTGTACGGGGGAGGGCGGTGCGGCCCGCCAGACGCCTTCGGGTGTGACGGCGAGGAGCCCGTCCGCGCCCAGTGACGCGACGACGCTGTGTGCGCCCCGGCGGCGGGCGTCGCGGGTGGCGCGCAGGGGCTCGCGGGCGCCGGTGAGCTGGGCGAGTTCGTCGGCGTTCGGCTTGACGAGGTCGGGGCGGGCGGCGATGCCGCGACGGAGGGGTTCGCCGGCGGTGTCCAGGAGGACGGGCACCCCGGCCGTGCGGGCGAGCCGTATGAGCTCGGCGTACGCGCCGACATGGATGCCGGGAGGCAGGCTGCCGCAGAGGGCGACGGCCTCGGACCCGGGGAGCAGTTCCTGGTACGTCCCGAGGAAGGCCGCCCATTCGCCGGCGCCGATGTGCGGGCCCGGCTCGTTCAGCTGGGTGGTGTCGCCGCCGGAGCGGTCGACGACGGCGACGGTGCGTCGGGTGTTCCCCGCGACGGTGACGAGTGCGTCGGTGGGCCGCAGGGGGAGGGCGCCGAGGAGTTCGCGGAGGACGGCTCCGGTGGCGCCTCCGGCGAAGCCGGTGACGACGGTGTCGTGGCCGAGCGCGGAGAGCACCCGGGCCACGTTGACGCCTTTGCCGCCTGGGCGTTCGGCCACTTCACGGACGCTGTGGCTGGTCTGCGGGACGAGGGCGGGGACGGCGTACGTCAGGTCGAGTGCCGCGTTCAGCGTGACGGTCAGTATCACCTGCACCGGCCCCCGGTTTCCCTCGTAGTCGGTTCCCGCGCCGTCTCCCTGAGGCGCTGACCTGGCGATCATGCCAAAGAGGCGGCGGCCGTCCCAGGCCTCCGGGACAACCGCCGTCTCTTCGTTACGTGTTCGACAGGGCCTTGGAGGTGGCGCACCGTCACCCGATGTGGGGTTCCACGATCCATTCGCCCCGGCGCATGACGCCCTTGACGGTGAAGTCGGCGTCCAGGACCACGAGGTCGGCGTCCTTGCCTGGGTCGAGCGAACCGACCCGGTCGTACAGTCCGAGGAGCCGGGCGGGGTTGGCGGAGATGGACCGGACCACGTCGTCGACGGAGATCCTGTCGATCGTCACGGCCCTGCGGAAGGCGGTGTCCAGGGTGAGGGTGGAGCCCGCGATCGAACCGCCCTCCACCAGGCGTGCGACACCGTCCTTGACCTCGACGGCGAGCGGTCCGAGCTCGTAGTGGCCGTCGCCCGAGCCGGCCGCGTCCATGGCGTCCGTGATCAGCGCCACCCGGCCGGCGCCGGCGTGGTGGTAGGCGAGCTCCAGGGCGGCTGGGTGCAGATGCGTGCCGTCGTTGATCAGCTCGACGGTGATCCGCTCGTCCTCCAGGAGGGCCGTGACCGGTCCCGGGTCGCGGTGGCCGATGGGGGGCATCGCGTTGAAGAGGTGCGTGGCGACGGTGGCGCCCGCTTCGATCGCCTCGACGGTCTGCTCGTACGTCGCGTCCGTGTGGCCGACGGCGGCGATCACCCCGTGCTCGGCGAGCAGCCGTACGGACTCGATGCCGCCCGGGAGTTCGGTGGCGAGGGTGACCATCTTGGCGCTGCCGCGTGCCGCGTCGAGCAGTTTGCGGACCTCGGAGGGGTCGGGGTCGCGGAGCAGTTCCTCGCTGTGGGCACCCTTGCGGCACGGTGAGATGAAGGGGCCTTCGAAGTGGACGCCGGCGAGTTCGCCCTGCTCGACCAGCTCGGAGAGCATTCCGGCCTGACGGGCCAGGAAGTCCATCTCGCCGGTGACGGTGGACGCGACGACGGTCGTCGTGCCGTGTTCGCGGTGTGCCCTGACCCCGGTCAGGACGTCCTCGGCGGTGCCGGTGGCGAAGGAGGCGCCGCCGCCGCCGTGGTTGTGGATGTCCACGAATCCGGGGACCACCCAGTGGCCCGAGAGGTCGACGGTGCGGGTGTCGTCCGACGTACTGCCGGCGATCCGGGTGCCCTCGACGATCACCCGGCCGTTCTCGACGGTGCCGGTGGGGAGTACCACCCTGGCCCCTGCGAGAACCATGCTGTCTGCGCGTCCGGCCATCAGGCGGATACCTCCGTGGAGAGTAGATCCCAGGCGAGCAGCCCTGCGCCCAGGCATCCGGCGGTGTCCCCGAGGGCCGCCGGGACGATGTGAGGCAGCTTCTGGAACGTGACCCGTTCCTCGACGGCCGCACGCAGTGGTGTGAACAACGTTTCCCCTGCCTCGGCAAGACCGCCACCGATGATGAGTGTGCGGGGGTCCAGCAGAGTGAGCGCGGTGACCAGTCCGGCGGCGAGGGCGTCGACGGCGTCCTGCCAGACGCGCAGGGCCGCCGGGTCGCCCGAGGCCACGGCCTTCGCGCAGTCCGCGGCGTCCGCCTCGGGGTCTCCCGAGGCCGCGGCCCAGGCCCGGGAGACCGCGGCGGCCGAGGCGAGGGTCTCCAGGCAGCCGCGTTGTCCGCAGCCGCAGTCCGGGCCGTCCGGCCGGACCACGACGTGGCCGATCTCGCCCGCGTAGCCGTGGGCACCCGCCTCGATGCTGCCCTCGATGCCGATGGCACCGGCGATCCCGGTGCCCAGCGGCACGAACAGGAAGCGGTCCGCGCCCTTGCCCGCGCCGATCCGTCCTTCGGCGAGGCCGCCGGTCCGGACGTCGTGGCCGAGCGCGACGGGTATGCCGCCGAGCCGTTCGCCGATCAGCTTCCGCAGGGGTACGTCGCTCCAGCCCAGGTTCGCGGCGTAGACGGCGATGCCGCGTTCCGCGTCGACGATGCCGGGTACGGCGACCCCCGCGGCGACGGCACCTTCGCCGAGGTGCTCCTCGCCATGGGCGTACAGATCCGCGGCGAAGGCCAGGATCGTCTCGACGACGGCCTCGGCACCGCGGTCCCTGCCGGTGGCCCGGCGCGCCTCGTGGAGCAGGGTGCCGTCGGCCCCGACCAGAGCGGCCTTCATTCCTGTGCCGCCCACATCGAGGGCGATGACGTGTCTCACGGAAGACAGTTTCGCCCGACGACCCCTAAAAGGTCTAGTCCACTATCGAGGTTTGTTGAGCACCCATACAAAACGGCCCTGCTAGATTGCCGAACCGATGCACCGGTGGTGTAGACCTCCGTGTGGACGTGAGGCAGGATCGCGGGCCCGTCGCCGGATGCGGCGACGCCCGCGTCGAACGATGTAGGGATGGGCAAGGCTGTGCAGCGGCGCTTTGTGGGTCTGACCGCGGTAGTGGCCGCACTCGGTATGACGGTGACGTTGTCCGGGTGCGGTTCGGACACCGGAGGCGGCGACGTCACCCTGCGGATGGTCGCGGCCGACTACGGCACCGGCGCGGAGAACAGCTCCCAGAAGTACTGGGACGACGTGGCCGGGAAGTTCGAGAAGGCCAACCCCGGTATCGACGTCGAGGTCAGTGTCTACTCCTGGAAGGACGTCGACCGCGAGGTCGCCGAAATGGTGAAGGCCGGCAAGGCCCCCGACATCGCGCAGATCGGGGCGTACGCCGACTACGCCGCGGCGGGCAAGCTCTACTCCTCCGACGAGATGCTGGCCATCCGCACCATCTCCAACTTCCTGCCCTCGCTCACCGACGCGGGCGAGGCCGGCAACAGCCTGTACGGCCTTCCGTTCGTGGCGAGCACCCGGCTCCTCTTCTACAACAAGGGCCTGTTCGCCGAGGCGGGCCTCGGTGCCCCGCAGACCTGGGACGACATCCGGAGCGACGCCACCGCGCTGAAGAAGAGCGGTGTGACCTACCCCTTCGCGCTGCCGCTCGGCCAGGAGGAGTCCCAGGCCGAGACCCTGATGTGGCTGCTCAGCGGAGGCGGTGGCTACACGGACGAGGGGGGCAACTACGCCATCGACTCCCCGGCCAACATAGCGACCTTCCAGTGGCTGAAGAACAACCTCGTGGACAAGGGCCTCACCGGCCCCGTCGCCCCCGGGAAGCTCGACCGGGCGAAGGCCTTCGACGCGTTCACCAAGGGCGAGGTCGGCATGCTCAACGGACACCCGACGCTGATGCAGGAGGCCGAGGAGAAGGGCGTCGAGGTCGGCATGGTCCCGCTGCCCGGTATCGAAGGGCCGACCAAGGGCTCGATGGGCGTCGCCGACTGGATGATGGGCTTCAAGCAGAACGGCCACCGGGTGGAGATAGGCAAGTTCCTCGACTTCGCCTACACGGACGAGAACGTGCTGGCTTTCGCCGACCGGTACGACCTGCTTCCCGTGACCAGCAGCGCCTCCGTCGCGATGGAGGCCGACAGCAAGCACGAGCAGCTGCACGAGTTCCTGTCGGCGCTGCCGAATTCGCAGCTGTACCCGTTCGGCAAGACGTCGTGGGCACAGGCCAGCGAGGCGATCAAGGAGAAGATCGGCTCCGCGGTCGAGCCCGGCGGCAACCCGGAGGGCGTGCTCGTGGAGATCGCGGCCCTGGCCAGGCAGGCCGAGAGCGCGGAATAGGTAGGTTGGCCGGTATGACCGCCGACCCCGCTGCCCCGCTCACAGGCCAGGAACGCGCGGTGCTGGCCCTGGAGCGGCGCTCCTGGCCGGGACCGGGCGCGAAGGAACGGGCGATCCGTGAGGAGCTCGGCATCTCGCCGGTCCGCTACTACCAGCTGCTCAACGCGCTCCTGGACGACCGCCGGGCGCTGGAGGAGGACCCCGTCACCGTGAACCGCCTGCGCCGGGTCAGGGAGGCGAGGCGGGGGCGACGCTGAACGCCGGACCGGGCGCGTCGTGTGCCCGGTCGTCCTCTCCCGCCGGACGGCCGGTTCCGGGGCACCGCCCTGGACCCCCTTGGCCGACGCCGGTGAGGCACGGTTCCGGCCCCTTGTCGACGGAGGTACGGCACAGTTCCGGCCCTTCGTCGACGGAGGTGAGCCGGATCCGGACCACACCATGAACCCCCGGTCACCGATACGCTCGGGCCATGGGTAATCCGGCACACCCCCTCCCGACCCCGTCCACCCAGGCCGGCCGCGAAGGCCTCGCCGCACTCCTCGCCCGCCCCTCCCGGGCGGTCGTCGCGCTCGACTTCGACGGCACGCTCGCGGACATCGTCCCGGATCCGGAACAGTCCCGCGCACACCCCGGCGTCGTCCCGGCCCTCTCCGCGCTCGCGCCCCAGGTCGCCGCCGTCGCCGTGATCACCGGGCGCCCCGCCGGCACCGCCGTGCGGTACGGCGGCTTCGCCGGAGCGCCCGGCCTGGACCACCTCGTCGTCCTCGGGCACTACGGCGCCGAACGCTGGGACGCCGCCACCGCGACCGTGCACGCCCCTGCCCCGGACCCCGGCGTCGAAGCCGCCCTGGCCGAGCTCCCCGCCGTACTGGAGGAGACCGGTACGGGAACGGACAGCGGCACCTGGATCGAGGAGAAGGGCCGCGCGGTCGCCGTGCACACCCGCCGGGCAGCAGACCCGCAGGCGGCCTTCGAGACCCTGCGCGCCCCGCTGGCCGGTCTCGCGGCCCGTCACGGACTGATCGTCGAACCGGGCCGCCTGGTCCTGGAGCTGCGCCCGCCGGGCATGGACAAGGGCGTGGCGCTGGAGGAGTACGTGAAGGAGGCCGGCGCCGAGACGGTGCTCTACGCCGGCGACGACCTGGGTGACCTGGCCGCGTACGCCGCCGTGGAGAAGCTGCGCACCCAGGGCACCGCCGGGCTGCTCGTGTGCAGCGGTACCGAGGTTCCCGAACTCGCTGAGCGAGCAGACCTGTTGCTGCCGGGGCCGGCCGCCGTGGCGGACCTGCTCCACTCCCTGGCCCGGCGGCTCACCCAGGGCTAGGGGTCTCCTTCAGCGCTTCCAGCTGGTCCAGGAACCACTGCTGCGGCGGCAGCGCCGTCGCAGCCATGGCCAGGCGCTTCGAGCGGGCTCCCCGCTCGTCGGAGTCCATCGTGAGCGCCTCGTGCAGCGCGGTCGCCGTCGCCGAAACGTCGTACGGGTTGACCACGATCGCGTCCTCGCCCAGCTCCTCGTACGCCCCCGCCTCGCGGGACAGCACGAGCGCGCAGCCGTCGTCCGAGACGACCGGGACCTCCTTGGCGACCAGGTTCATGCCGTCGCGGATCGGGTTGACCAGGGCCACGTCCGCCAGCCGGTACGCGGCCAGGGAGCGGGCGAAGTCGTCGTCGACGTGCAGCAGGACCGGCGTCCAGCTCTCCGTGCCGTACTCCGCGTTGATGCCGTCGGCGACCCGCTGGACCTCCGCCGTGTAGTCGCGGTAGACCGTGAGGTCCTGCCGCGAGGGATAGGCGAAGGCGATGTGCACCACGCGCTCGCGCCACTCGGGGCGCTCCTCCAGCAGGGCCCGGTAGGCGTGCAGCCCGCGGACGATGTTCTTGGAGAGCTCGGTGCGGTCGACCCGCACGATCGTGCGCCGGTCCGCGCCGACCTGTTCCCGCAGGACTTCCATGCGCTCGTCGACGTCGGACTCGCGGGAGCGGCTGCGCAGGAAGTCGGCGTCCGCGCCGAGTCCGTGCACCCCGATCCTGGTGCCGCCGGTGCCGCCGAGGATCTCCGTGCAGCAGCCGATGAAGGCGTCCGCCCAGCGACGGGTCAGGA includes:
- a CDS encoding ROK family protein translates to MKAALVGADGTLLHEARRATGRDRGAEAVVETILAFAADLYAHGEEHLGEGAVAAGVAVPGIVDAERGIAVYAANLGWSDVPLRKLIGERLGGIPVALGHDVRTGGLAEGRIGAGKGADRFLFVPLGTGIAGAIGIEGSIEAGAHGYAGEIGHVVVRPDGPDCGCGQRGCLETLASAAAVSRAWAAASGDPEADAADCAKAVASGDPAALRVWQDAVDALAAGLVTALTLLDPRTLIIGGGLAEAGETLFTPLRAAVEERVTFQKLPHIVPAALGDTAGCLGAGLLAWDLLSTEVSA
- a CDS encoding DUF3263 domain-containing protein, yielding MTADPAAPLTGQERAVLALERRSWPGPGAKERAIREELGISPVRYYQLLNALLDDRRALEEDPVTVNRLRRVREARRGRR
- the otsB gene encoding trehalose-phosphatase, with amino-acid sequence MGNPAHPLPTPSTQAGREGLAALLARPSRAVVALDFDGTLADIVPDPEQSRAHPGVVPALSALAPQVAAVAVITGRPAGTAVRYGGFAGAPGLDHLVVLGHYGAERWDAATATVHAPAPDPGVEAALAELPAVLEETGTGTDSGTWIEEKGRAVAVHTRRAADPQAAFETLRAPLAGLAARHGLIVEPGRLVLELRPPGMDKGVALEEYVKEAGAETVLYAGDDLGDLAAYAAVEKLRTQGTAGLLVCSGTEVPELAERADLLLPGPAAVADLLHSLARRLTQG
- the nagA gene encoding N-acetylglucosamine-6-phosphate deacetylase; protein product: MAGRADSMVLAGARVVLPTGTVENGRVIVEGTRIAGSTSDDTRTVDLSGHWVVPGFVDIHNHGGGGASFATGTAEDVLTGVRAHREHGTTTVVASTVTGEMDFLARQAGMLSELVEQGELAGVHFEGPFISPCRKGAHSEELLRDPDPSEVRKLLDAARGSAKMVTLATELPGGIESVRLLAEHGVIAAVGHTDATYEQTVEAIEAGATVATHLFNAMPPIGHRDPGPVTALLEDERITVELINDGTHLHPAALELAYHHAGAGRVALITDAMDAAGSGDGHYELGPLAVEVKDGVARLVEGGSIAGSTLTLDTAFRRAVTIDRISVDDVVRSISANPARLLGLYDRVGSLDPGKDADLVVLDADFTVKGVMRRGEWIVEPHIG
- a CDS encoding ABC transporter substrate-binding protein, coding for MGKAVQRRFVGLTAVVAALGMTVTLSGCGSDTGGGDVTLRMVAADYGTGAENSSQKYWDDVAGKFEKANPGIDVEVSVYSWKDVDREVAEMVKAGKAPDIAQIGAYADYAAAGKLYSSDEMLAIRTISNFLPSLTDAGEAGNSLYGLPFVASTRLLFYNKGLFAEAGLGAPQTWDDIRSDATALKKSGVTYPFALPLGQEESQAETLMWLLSGGGGYTDEGGNYAIDSPANIATFQWLKNNLVDKGLTGPVAPGKLDRAKAFDAFTKGEVGMLNGHPTLMQEAEEKGVEVGMVPLPGIEGPTKGSMGVADWMMGFKQNGHRVEIGKFLDFAYTDENVLAFADRYDLLPVTSSASVAMEADSKHEQLHEFLSALPNSQLYPFGKTSWAQASEAIKEKIGSAVEPGGNPEGVLVEIAALARQAESAE
- a CDS encoding 1-phosphofructokinase family hexose kinase, yielding MILTVTLNAALDLTYAVPALVPQTSHSVREVAERPGGKGVNVARVLSALGHDTVVTGFAGGATGAVLRELLGALPLRPTDALVTVAGNTRRTVAVVDRSGGDTTQLNEPGPHIGAGEWAAFLGTYQELLPGSEAVALCGSLPPGIHVGAYAELIRLARTAGVPVLLDTAGEPLRRGIAARPDLVKPNADELAQLTGAREPLRATRDARRRGAHSVVASLGADGLLAVTPEGVWRAAPPSPVQGNPTGAGDSAVAGLLSALAEGLDWPDRLARAVALSTATVLAPAAGEFDRAAYEDLLARVTVEQQGPAA
- a CDS encoding alpha,alpha-trehalose-phosphate synthase (UDP-forming), producing the protein MVSEHAAQVLVASNRGPVSYALREDGTLDSKRGGGGLVSGLSAVDDKLWVCAALGDGDREAVRRGVSEPGVRMLDIDAGVHADAYNGIANSVLWFVHHMIYQTPLEPVFDAEFRRQWASYESYNRAFAEALAQEAGEGAAVLVQDYHLSLVPGMLRELRPDLRIGHFSHTPWAPVDYFRLLPDDIGEQLLNGILGADRAAFLTRRWADAFIGCCTEILGGTGGTRIGVHGLGADADFLRSRSRESDVDERMEVLREQVGADRRTIVRVDRTELSKNIVRGLHAYRALLEERPEWRERVVHIAFAYPSRQDLTVYRDYTAEVQRVADGINAEYGTESWTPVLLHVDDDFARSLAAYRLADVALVNPIRDGMNLVAKEVPVVSDDGCALVLSREAGAYEELGEDAIVVNPYDVSATATALHEALTMDSDERGARSKRLAMAATALPPQQWFLDQLEALKETPSPG